atgcccagtgcagaatgccaaacagaccatcggcttgtGTGCTGTAAACTAAATTTCAAGCTCAAATTCAAAccaaaaaggggcagcatcccaaggagaagactccaagttaacaatctccaatcagccacagtaagagacagtttccaggcaaaccttcaaactaggaTTGAAAACATTCCCACAGcttctgcagattcctctcctgaaacaatctggcaccatattaaaaacagcatccagcaatcctctgaagaattcttagggttctccctcaagaagaacaaggactggtttgacgaaaacaaccatgaaatccaagacttgttgaggaagaagagaaccgcccaccaagcacacctttcactgccatcctgtcatgcaagaaaaacagcctttcgtcttgcatgcagcaagctccaacagaaactccgtgacatccagaacaaatggtggatcgatctagctgaaaaaactcaattatgcgcagatacaggtgatcacaaaggtttctatgaggccttgaaaacaaCATACGGGCCTAtataccaggtacaaagccctctactcagtgctgatgggcaaacgcttctaacagataaaacctccattctgaatcaatggtctgaacactttcagactcttttcagtaccaaccgtgtagtccaagactcagcaattcagtccatcacacagcaaccagtaaagtatgaattggatactgcccccactttaggagaaaccctcaaggccatacagcaggtgaaaatcggcaaggcaaCTGGAGTTGATGGAATTacacctgaagtctggaaataTGGGGGCCTTacactccacaccaaatttcatgagtttgtggtgcgctgttgggagctcggtgaactaccatcagaccttcgtgatgcagtcatcatcactttgtataagaagaaaggaattagatcagattgctcaaacttccgtggtattactctgctctccattgctggcaaaatcctggcaagaatactcttgaacaaactaatacccactatagcagaaggtatccttcctgaaagtcagtgtggtttcagagccaacagaagtaccacagacatggtatttgtcctcagacaactgcaagagaagtgtagggaacagaacaaaggtctctatgtgacctttgtcgacctcaccaaggtttttgatactgtgagcagaaaaggtctgtgggagattttggaacgtttaggttgtccccccaagttccttaaaatgatcatctcactccatgaggatcagcacggccaagtcagatatggcaacacactttctgagccctttttaattaagaatggcgtgaaacaaggctgcgttctcgctcctaccctattcacagtcttctttagcatgatgtTCCAAAGGGtcacggcagacctcgatgatcaggacggtatctacattcgatatcgtactgatggaaacctattcaacctaaggcgactgaaggcccacaccaagacattaaaccatcttgtccgggagctgctttatgctgatgacgctgcccttgttgcccacacagaagcagccctgcagcgtaTAACATCCtactttgcagatgctgctgagctctttggactggaagtcagcttaaagaagacagaggtcctccatcagcctgcacctcaggatgtcccccatcatccccacatcaccattggtcaatcagagctcaaatcagtccaacagtttaattacctcggtagcctcatctcctcagatggtaagattgacggagagatagacaacagattagcaaaggcatatagtgcttttggaaaactccataaaagagtatggtgtaataaacacttgaagaaaagcaccaagatcagtgtttacaaagccatagtgttgtctactctcttatatggatctgaatcatgggtcatctaccgccaccacctgcgtctcttagaacgcttccatcaacgctgcctccgtacaattctaaacatccactggtcagactatgtgaccaacacatctgttctagagcaagcagctatcacaagtattgaggccatgctgatgagaacacagctgcgttgggcaggtcatgtctccagCATGAATGACCACCGtctccctaagatcttgctttacggtgaacttgccactggctgccgcatgagaggagccccgaagaaaagatacaaggactccctgaaacaacatctcagccttggccatattgatcaccataactggtccactctggcctcaaatcgggaggcctggagacacaccatctataacgcagctgtctcctttgagaacacacgcaggatcacccttgaggaaaaaaggcaacgcagaaagaaccgtgtattgcagaatacaccatctaaggaatctttctgctgtgccttttgcaatcggatatgtctgtcccatattggcctcataagccaccagcgtgcctgtagcaaatgtggatagagccttcccaaatcttcgttcgcgaagcctagccatgatgataaggtactagagaattatTATAATTTCTTAGTTCATAAAACACAGTGACATGGAACTCAGAGGTATgtctgtgtgagtgtgtttggaTGATAGTGGCCACAGTGTGAATGTGTACAAATGAaagtgtatgtgtgtatgtgtgtgaatatatgatcacaaatacacaaacacccttaaataaaaacagaagacacAACACATAACCCAAAATTGAATAAAGATCCATTTACAGAAGTGTTTTAGACTGAATAAAAACTTTCAAGAATAAACCTTATATTTAGAAGCACCTTTAAGCAAAAGTTAAGAGCACAAACCCTGAAGTTAATAAGTTGTTAAGTTTGTTAATGGTAGTGATATTATTATATGTAATTGTGTTTATTGAAATTTTATGGGTAAATAaagaatgttacagaaatgcagttTAAATTGTTCAAAGTCAAAAGGGGGAATTGTTGGGAGAACAAAGATTGTGTGTGAACAATTTCCTTCGCATTTCTCTGAGCCTTGCCTTGGCACGGCTGGGTAAAGACAGTAAAAACAACTGAGTAGCTAACATGTCTACAGGCTCTGAAGCAAGAACAAAGAaggctccctgccaagttaaAGGTGGAGTTTCAAGAGGGTGAAGGTGTGCCCTAAGCTCATATGGACACCTGTTGTGGTCAATTAGCAGTAGACAACAAAAAGTATGTTACTTTTATGTATCCAATGCTGTGTGAAGAAGAATCACGCATCTGGGTGTAGAAGTAGTATATAACAAGTGTTCTTCTTGTAATAAACGGACATTTTGCTGACCAAACTGGCCTGTGATCAATCTGTTCCGTGCCCCTCCACCGATACTAACCCTAACCATAACTAACCCTAAGCTGAACCCTAACACTAAACCCTAACTGTaatcctaaccctaacccttaCCCTAACACTGACCCTAACTAACCCTAAAACAAACTGTAACTCGAAATCTAACCGTATCGTTAACTCTAACCCTGACCCTAATCATAACTAACTCTAAACCTCACCCTAAACTTAACCCTATTTCgaaaccctaaccctaaccctaatcTTAACGACTGACCTGCCACCGaggaaagaaagccctgacCCTCTGTCTCGTGTGCACTTTGTGGGCCACTCTTGGCACTACAAagacagcaagagctttttgagtgggcaccttttgtctgggaggaatcttcgtccgtatgcaaATTTGGGAGTGGGAATGGTAGTTGGAGCACAGAGCtgataaaaagcaaacaacagcccttgtccccaggaaagaaagcctggaacctttgactctctggtgcagttggtgtgCCAGCCTGGACACTCCATGGACAACAAGAGCTtcctgtcctggcacctttagtgtgggaggaatcttcctccATATGGAATTCTGGCAATCAGACAGCCTATCCCTAACAGAATACAAAACCCTTACCCTATCCCTAACCCTAACTCTAAACCTAACACTATCCCTAAACCTAACCCTCACCTAACCATAACacaaaccctaaaccctaacgCTAACCCTAACCATAATTAACCTTAAGCTGAACCCTAACACTAAGACGTAACCCTAATTCTAACCCTTACAAAAACCATAACCATTAAACAAACCGTAACTTTAAATCTAACCCTATTGCTAACTCTAACCCTGACCCTAATCGAAACTAACTCTAAACCTCACCCTACACTTAAACCTACTTCgaaaccctaaccctaaccctaatccTAAAGACTGACCTttcatccaggaaaaaaaaccctgatacTCCATTTCTCACCTACCGTTGGTGCAGCACTCTCGGCACTACGTGCACAGCAAGAGTTTTCCCAGCAagcacctttggtctgggaggaatcttcgtctgTATTCAGTTTTGGCCCTTAGAACCTGATTTAGGAACGGGGCTGCTGGCCTCAAACGACTGCCcttccaggcaggaaaaaaagacctGACCCTCCATCTCACACCTGCTGTTGGTGCAGCACTCTGGGCACTACGTGCACAGCAAGAGCTGTCTGGGCGGGCatctttggtctgggaggaatcttgaTCCGTATTCAGTTTTACTCTATGGACAGTCTGGTGCGGCACGGCTCTCCTCCCTGCGAACGACTGTCTTTcaggtcaggaaaaaaagacttgaCCCTGCCATTGATTCACCACTCTCTGCACTACATACACAGCAAGAGTATTCCGGGAGGGCACCTTATGTgtaggaggaatcttcgtctGTATTAAATTTTCGCACTCAGACGGCCTATTTAAGAAACCAGGCTCCTCCCCTCGAACGACTGTCCTTCCAGACAAGAAAGAAAGCCCTGACCCTCCGTCTCTCACCTGCCATTGGTGCAGCACTCTTGGCACTACCTGCACAGAAAGAGCTTTCACGGAGGGCACTTTTGGTCTGGTAGGTATCTTCATCCGTATTCAGTTTTAGATTTCTTATGGCTGAGTGCGGCGCATCTCTCCTCCCCGAGAAAGACTGCCCTTCCAATCAGGAAAGAAAGACCTGACCCTCTGTCTCTCACCAGTCGTTGGTCAAACACTGTTGGCACTATGTGCacaacaagagctttctgggcgggcacctttggtctgggaggaatttTCATCTGTATTCCATATTGGCACTAAGACTGCCAATTTTGGAACGGGGCTCCTGCCTCCAAATGACTGCCTTTctagccaggaaaaaaagccctgacCCTCCGTCTCTCACCTGCCGTTGGTGCGCCACTCTCTGCATTACGTGcacagcaagagttttctgggCAGGCATCTTTGgtctggaaggaatcttcagCCGCATTCAATTTCGGACCTCGGATGGCCGATTTAGGAACGGGGAGTCTGCCCACCAATGACTGTCCTTCAAGCCAGGAGAGAAAGACCTGACCCTCCGTCTCTCACTTGTTGTTGGTGCAGCACTCTCTGCACTACATTCCCAGCAAGAGCTTACTAGGAGAGCACTTTTGATCTGGGAtgaatcttcgtccgtattaAATTTTGACCGACAGACGGCTGATTAAGAAAGGGGGTTCCTGCCAACAAACGACTGCCCATCCAGGGAAGAAAGCCCTGACCGTCAGTCTCTCACCTGCAGTTGTTGCGCCACTCTTGGCAGTACGCGCACAGCAAGAGAATTTTGGAcaggcaccttttgtctgggaggaatcttcgtgCATATTCAGTTTCAGCCCTCGGACTGTCGAGCGCGGCGTGGCTCTCTTCCCTGCGAAAAACTGCCCTTCCAGCTACGAAAAAAAGACTTACCCTCTGTCTCTCACCTGCTGTTGGTGCAGCAGTCTCGGCACTATGTGCCCAGCAAGAGCTATCTGGGCGGTCACTTTTGGTTTGGTAGGAGTCTTtgtctgtgttcagttttggccCTCGAAAGCCGATTTGGGAAAGGGCTCCTGCCCGCAAATGACTGCCCTTCCAGCCATGAAAGAAGCCCTGATCCTCCATCTCTCGCCATTGGTGCAGTACTCTCGGCACTACctgcacagcaagagcttttgGAGTGGGCACCTTTcatctgggaggaatcttcgtccgtatttAATTTTGGCCCTTGGACGGCCAATTTAGGAAACGGGCTCCTGCCCTCAAACGACTGCCCTCCAGTCAGGAAAGAAAGACCTCATGCTCCGTCTCTCACCTGCTGATGGTGCAGCACTCTCGGCACTACGTGcacagcaagatctttctgggtcggcacctttggtctgggagaaATCTTCGTCTGTATTCAGTTTTGGCCCTCGGACGGCCTATTTAAGACCAGTGCTCCTGCCGGCGAACAACTACATTTACATCCAGGGCAAGAAGCCCTAACCCTCTGTCTCCAACCTGTTGTTGGTGCAACACTCTCAGCACTACGTGCACAGCAAGGACTTTCTGCGCAggtacctttggtctgggaggaatcttcgtctgTACTCAGTTTTAGCACTCAGACTGCCAAGTGCGGTGCAACTCTCCTCCCGGGGAATGACTGCTGTTTCAGGCAGGAAGGAAAGGCCTGACCCTCCGTCTCTCACCTGCCATTGGTGCGCCACTCTCGGCATTACgtgcacagcaagagctttctgggcgGGCATCTTGcgtctaggaggaatcttcagcAGCATTCAATTTCGGACCTCGGATGGCCGATTTAGAAATGGGCCTTTTGCCTGCGAACTACAGCGCTTGcagccaagaaaaaaagaccTGACCCTCCATCTCTCACCTGCCATTGGTGCGCCACTCTTGGCATTACGTGCACAGCATGAGATTTCTGGGCGGACACTTTTGGTCTGGAAGGAATCTTTGCCTGTATTCAATTTTGGTCCTCAGTCACCCGATTTAGGAATGGGGCTCCTGCCCACGAACAACTGCCCTtccagccaggaaagaaaaatctgaccCACCATctctcacctgctcttggtgtaGCACTCTCGGCACTACGTGcacagcaagagttttctgggTGGGCATTTTTGATGTGGGAGCAATCTTCGTCTGTATTCAGCTTTTGGTCTCTGGCGGCCAATTTAGGAACGGGTCTCCTGCCAATAAATGACTGTCCTTCCAGCCAAGAAAAAACGCCCTGACCATCTGTCTCTTACCTGCCGTTTGTGCAGCACTCTCGGCACTACGTGCAGAGTAAGAGCTTTTTGGGCGGGCAcctttgttctgggaggaatctttgccTGTATTCAATTTCAACCCTCGGACGGGCAAACTAGAAAAGGGGCTTCCTCCCATGAACAGCTGCCCTTtcatccaggaaaaaaacccctgaccCTCCATTTCTCACCTGCCTTTGATGCAGTACTCTCGGCGCTACGTGCACAGCAAGAACTTTCCCAGCAagcacctttggtctgggaggaatcttcgtctgTATTCAGTTTTGGCCCTTAGAACCTGATTTAGGAACGGGGCTGCTGGCCTCAAACGACTACccttccagccacaaaagaaaGCCCTGACCCTTCATCTCTCACCTGCTGTGTTTGCAGCACTTTTGGCCCTACGTGCATGGCAAGAGCTTTCTGGGAAGGCACTTTTGGGCTGGGAGGAGTCTTCGTCCATATTCAGTTTTTGCCCTCGGATGGCTGATTTAGAAAAGGGGTTCCTGCCCACGAACAACTGTCCTtccagccaggaaagaaagccctgacCATCGGTCTCTCACCTGCTGTTAGTGCGCCACTTTCGGAACTACgtgcacagcaagagctttctgggcgGGCACTTTTGGTTTGGGAGGAAACTttgtccgtattcaattttggcTTTCGGACTGGAGAATTAGGAAAGGGGCTTCCTCCCACAAACCACTGCCCTtccagcaacaaaaaaaaaagccctgaccTTCTGTCTCTCAGTGCTGTTGTTGCAGCACTCTCGGCACTATgtgcacagcaagagctttctgggtGGGCTGTCATGGGTTTTAATTGGCCCCTCCTTGAGAGTTGGGGGTgactcagaggtgattgggtgccagggcagtgttccctggagagccaatcaccGTCCATGTTattcgcttctgctcaaaatcatatatacacagcaCCGGAAGCTGCAGGACGCTTGGGACAGTGTATAACTctgcctgtggccaaggctagggGGCTTTTTCCCCCCCGTTGCATTTAGGCTGGTGAGGGGTGGATTTTAAGGCTCAGCATTTAAGCAGAGTCAAGTAGACAGGCTGATAACAAATCGACTCGGCGCTCGGGAAAGGAATCCCAGGCAAAATTGGAGACAGACCGGAGAGAGGTCCGGAGGATATCTCTGCCATGATCTAAACGCAGGACAGCCGAAAACCTGAGGAGGAATCAACATTCCAGGACGCAGATGCTTAATAAGCTAAGCTAGACTGCAGCAGCCTACGAACCGTGGTATGAGACCGAGAGAGagatcacacagcagcagaagagaaaggactcaaagctacTTTCTTGGACTTCGTGAGAAGAAAAACTGCAGTAAACAGCTGAAGGTTGGTTAGGGAGTGTTTCAGgggcccagaacactcccacgagACAGAGACTGCATTACATATCAGCCTTgaaaggctgctcctggactaaagttaaagggaggAACTTAAAGGACTGatagaaatgtaaatatatatatatatagttgcttttcGTTTGTACAGTATATTCatttgtgtaaaataaatgtatatacttcctCTTCCCCTATAGACGCCTCTGGTCTGAAAGTTACTCTCCGTTGTTAgaataaattgtgggaaggggtggggggagtctggaaattggattttaaaTTTCTAATGTGGTTCAAACTACCACATGGGCACCTTcggtctgggaggaatcttcgtctgTATTCAATTTTAGTCCTCGGATGACCAATTTGGTAACAGGGCATCTGCATGCAAATGACTGCCCttacaaagaggaagaaaagtcgTGACCCTCCGTCTCTCACCTGTCGTTGGTGTAACACTCTCGACACTGTGTGcacagcaagaactttctgggCGGACACCTTTGGTCTGGGCGGAATCTTCGTTCGTGTTCAATTTTGGCCCTCAGATGACCGATTTAGGAAAGGGGCTCCTGCCCATGAACGACTGAAAgtgcagcaataaaaaaaaaagccctaaacCTACGTCTCTCACCTGCTGTTGGTGCACCACTCTGGGCACTACgtgcacagcaagagctttctgtgcaggcacctttgGCCTGGGAGTAATATTCTCCATATTCAGTTTTATCCCTCAAAGGGCCAAGTGTGGCCCAGCTCTCTTCCCCGTGAACGACTGCACTtccagccaggaaagaaagccctgacTCTCCGTCTCCCACTTGCCGTTGGTGCGCCACTCTTGGCACTATGTGCACAGTAAAAACTGTCTGGACGGGCACCTTTGGTCTgagaggaatcttcatccgtattgAATTTTTGCCCTCCGGCAGTCGATTTAGAAACAGGGCTCCTGCTTGCGAATGACTGCCCTTCCAGccacaaaaaaaagccctgaccctctgtctctcagctgttCTTGGTGCAGTACTCTGAGCACTACATGcacaggaagagctttctgggcaggcacctttggtctggaaggaatcttcatcccTATTCAATTTTAGTCCTCGGACGGCTGACTTTAGGAGCCCAAAACCTGCTCTCATCAAAAGGAGGCTCAGTAAATTTGAATCGCACACCTTGGAAGACAAGACTGACAAGCATCTTGTGATCTGAAGAAATTTGGACTCTTGTCCTGAGACCTGTTGTTTTGCTAATCGAAGGTATAAACCTGGTTCCAAGAAGAATtaagaaaggactttttgaGATGATTGCCAAAACCATGTCTAAATCCCTGTAATCCCTCTATCttccatgtaatcctactagaagaaaaattaactatgtggaaattgcagtaaaaacttgtgtaacTCCTCAATTAACATGTTGTCCCCTTCTTTAACGTCCATCCCCAGATACCTTTAAAATTGTGTTCTTGTGTTCAATAAAGCATTCCAATTTCCCCATACTTGAATTgtgtctagtttttatttttcagaccgccactaaTGGTGCCCAATGTGGGACTGAGGACCTCTTCTAAAATTTAGAAGATTTGTTGGCCATCGGCTGGCTGGACCAAGGGAAGCAGCACTCCTTGTGTGTCGGTGGTGTGTGCACTGTCAGAACTGAAAGAAAGTGGAAGACGTTTACAGAAACCTGTCCTCAGCAGGCGGGAACTGCTGTAGTGAGCTCACTATGAACTCCAGATtgggtaattattttaaagactttgtAACATTATAAGTAGGGTACAATGGGGACTCAAATATCTTCTGAACAAAACCACAGTTATTTAATCTTAAAACGTGAGTTTAAGCAGCATAACACGAAAATTGACAAACAGCCCTTGCAGAACCTGTTGCTATGGGCCCAGCGTCACATGTCAGAACTGAACGTTACTAACCTTCTTGATATGTGCTTGTGGGACTCGGCAACCACCTGAAAaaacctcagcagctgctgcctgggacGGGTCCCAGCCGTCGAGCGAAGCGCACAAGCACATTGCAGACTGACATACGCTGCCCAGAGAGAGCTGTGTGAGACAGAACCATGGCCACCGCCACTGCAGCTACCCCATGCAGGGTCAGGGTGCCAGCCAGTGCCAGTAAACTGCCGCGCTGCCTCGGCAAGTTCCTGTATAGCCGCCCGCTACcactctcagcagcagcagctggccaGAGGCACGAGGTCAACACCCTGGAGCAGGTCCCTGaggaaggaccaccacctccggTGCCCCAGCAAACAACGAGACCGAGAGACCCGCGCAGGCGGAAGGAGCAGCGGGACCTGAGTGGGAACCACTCAGAAGGCAGGAAGAACTCGGAACCTGGAAACACACAAACGAAAGAGGcaccaggaaaaataaacacaagcaGCACACGAGGTATGCAAAAACCGGGGCTATGGAGCGTGGGCAGCGGAGAGGATCCCACGGAGTCCCCGGGGGGCTCCAGGAAAGGTCCAAGGGAGGAAACAGCCCGAACGGGACCAGCAGCGGGAGTGAGTAGAAGCCCAGCGGCAACAGCACGAGAGAAACCCAGGAACAGAGTGACCCCAGAGACAAACGGAGTGGGGCAGACACAAAGCTGTCGACTTCAGCAGTAGTCAAAACAGCAAAAACCctcttccttgatttttttcctttttctttgcagcctaAACTAAGAACTGGTCTTTTTTTGCAAACCCTTTTTGTTTATCAACCTGTTTCAGTTTCACAGTGTAAGGTGAACAAAACGCTACCAATGGAGAGAttgtgtgtccccccaaacaaacaaacagaaaaaaaaaaagagggggaaagcaAAGAACCTTTGCTGAATGAAGACACCCTTCCATAGCTAATagccaaaattgtttttaaatatatgcatagctgtatttttgaaaatgtttaagtttttgcaataacaattttccttaagtccaaaagccaaattaacacagaaagacatatatttgccttaaaaatagaagaagtatatattttatccttgaaCTATAGGAATGTTtatatgtatttgaaatttaaattgaaCATGACGCAAAATATGCTTATGTTTTTACAGGTTATCATCAAAACGGAAAACATATAGTTATATTACTAATCTAAgggtgaaaaacaaaaaacgccaatttctcagttcataaccaaaagacactgtaaaatgaaacccaaagGTATGTTTGTATGATGTGTGTTCGATGGCCATCGAgtatgaatgtgtgaatgtatgCATGTGTGTGAATACATAATAATTAATATGTTCTGATTTATACACAAATTTGCATTACGTCACATATGCACAAACACCCTTagataaaaaacagaaaacatatcacCCTGAGTTGAAtagaatttcatttgcagagatgttttaggttaaataaaagttttcataaacaaacacaaaaaaactttCAAGTAAAAGTCAGGAGCACATGAACCCTGAAGTCATCGTTTGGTTCAAAATCAATTGCTTATAAGTCAATAGGATCTTTAGAGGATAGCTTAAATAAGGTTTTAAAGGAGTaatttctaataagaaataatgGGAATAAGTTAagttgtttaaacaagttttatatTAATCCAGGGTTATTTAATATAGCATTGTTTGGAATTTTacctttttgcattttgttccttgtttacttttctatatCCAAAAATGTCTGATAGTCTTTTTGATTGgtttaatgcttttaatgttagtgctaagtttaagaaaataatttatgtagcaATATGCAGAATGCCTTAAAACAGCTATGATTCCTTCATATGCCTTTATAGTGCCAAACCTTGTGGCCCAAACTATTCTGACACAGAATGCCTTTGCATAATCATACTTTCCATTTCAGGTATATAAAAGACTGTACATTGCCTTGAAAAAGGAGTCTCCTtgctaaaattaatttcacttgtggTACTAAAAGTAAGACTGCAATGTTTCTTGTTAGATCCATTTAAGAATACCTTTACTTCTAAAATGCAGCTATAAAATTTGTTATTAGCGCACTCTGAACTAATGCATCAAAGCATTGATAAGTTGAAGAAAGAAAATCGTAATCATAACTTAGATTACATGTTTAGTTAGCATGATAATATTAAAACTCtagttaaagaaaaacatttatggTAATATTTGTATTCCTTTGTATTTTGTCTTGCATTAGTAAACAATTGATCAaagttttttccaagtttttttgttttttagaaaaataaaaaaagaaggggcAGATGTAGGAGCCCAAAACCAGCTCTCAGCAAAAGGAGGCTCGGTAAATTTGAATCACAAACCTTGGAAAACAAGGCTGACAAACATCTCGCGATCTCAAAAAATTTGGACCCTTGTCCTGAGACCTGTTGATGTGCAAACCAAAGATATAAACCTAACTCCAAGAAGAATtaagaaaggactttttgagatgattgtCAAAACCATGTCTTAATCCCTGTAATCCCTCTATCCCCCATGTAATCCCACTAGAAGAAAAACTATGTGGAAATTGATGTAAAaacttgtgtaactccccaattaaagtaggttgtccccttctttaacatgtccagccccagatgcctttaaaactGTGTTCTCATGttcaataaagcattccagtttccccatactggAATcatgtctagcttttatttttgagacCTCCACTGCCGACTTTGGAACAGGGCTCCGGCCTGCAACCGATTatcctcccagccaggaaaaaaagccctgatCCTCCATCTCTCACCTGCCATTGGTGCAGCACTCTGGGCTATAAAATCTTGGTTTTCAAAAACTTCATTCTTTTCTAACTCTGAGATAGGGGCAAAAAGCATGAAAACCCATCTTTCTCCAGGTTTGAGAGACTGATAGATT
This Pseudopipra pipra isolate bDixPip1 chromosome W, bDixPip1.hap1, whole genome shotgun sequence DNA region includes the following protein-coding sequences:
- the LOC135404735 gene encoding uncharacterized protein LOC135404735, whose product is MLDSADGGRPERRSALIAHELARLNIDIAALSEVRLHEEGSLREHGAGYTLFWSGKPRTERHLSGVGFMIKNSIVPKLENLPTGHSDRIISLCLPLNNKQHVVIFSIYAPVLQADPDEKDKFYTDLCLLTQKVPADNKIIILGDFNARVGKNFEAWKGVLGKHGVGNCNDNGRLLLEFCAEQKLTVTNTIFQQKDSLKTTWMHPRSKHWHLIDYVLVRRRDVRDVHYTRVMPSAECQTDHRLVCYTGETLKAIQQVKIGKATGVDGITPEVWKYGGLTLHTKFHEFVVRCWELGELPSDLRDAVIITLYKKKGIRSDCSNFRGITLLSIAGKILARILLNKLIPTIAEGILPESQCGFRANRSTTDMVFVLRQLQEKCREQNKGLYVTFVDLTKVFDTVSRKGLWEILERLGCPPKFLKMIISLHEDQHGQVRYGNTLSEPFLIKNGVKQGCVLAPTLFTVFFSMMFQRVTADLDDQDGIYIRYRTDGNLFNLRRLKAHTKTLNHLVRELLYADDAALVAHTEAALQRITSYFADAAELFGLEVSLKKTEVLHQPAPQDVPHHPHITIGQSELKSVQQFNYLGSLISSDGKIDGEIDNRLAKAYSAFGKLHKRVWCNKHLKKSTKISVYKAIVLSTLLYGSESWVIYRHHLRLLERFHQRCLRTILNIHWSDYVTNTSVLEQAAITSIEAMLMRTQLRWAGHVSSMNDHRLPKILLYGELATGCRMRGAPKKRYKDSLKQHLSLGHIDHHNWSTLASNREAWRHTIYNAAVSFENTRRITLEEKRQRRKNRVLQNTPSKESFCCAFCNRICLSHIGLISHQRACSKCG